One candidate division KSB1 bacterium DNA segment encodes these proteins:
- a CDS encoding cell division protein ZapA, with product MSDEYNIIKVNIYGTEYPIKGTTDVEYIKKVAHYVDSKMREVSRNITIDSSLKVSILAALNIADELFKEREKTTSAISEAEFNERIKKLNADLDECLKNLSTES from the coding sequence ATGAGTGATGAATATAACATAATCAAGGTCAATATTTACGGAACAGAATACCCAATCAAGGGAACAACAGATGTTGAGTATATAAAAAAAGTAGCTCACTATGTTGATAGCAAAATGAGGGAAGTCAGTCGGAATATCACTATTGACTCTTCCCTGAAAGTCTCAATTTTAGCAGCCTTGAACATAGCAGATGAGCTCTTTAAAGAGAGAGAAAAAACAACATCAGCGATTTCTGAAGCCGAATTTAATGAGAGAATAAAAAAATTAAATGCTGACCTGGATGAGTGTTTAAAGAACCTCTCAACTGAATCTTAG